The Acanthochromis polyacanthus isolate Apoly-LR-REF ecotype Palm Island chromosome 10, KAUST_Apoly_ChrSc, whole genome shotgun sequence genome includes the window TGATGTTCCAGACGCTTTTCTGTCGGAGGCTACTGAGGAGCTGTCTAAAGCTATGGGCAAACCTGCACAGGTTGGTAGGTAGGCAGGCCAGGGCACGCTTGGTCCTGCACGATTTATGCTCACATACATCTCCTCCTCTATACGAATGTGCTTTCTAGTCTCTAAAGAGGTATTAAAGCATAAATTTTGTTGCAAACGGGTAACAGTGCAGACATGTGTTTGCAGGCTCTGATAAAATTAATGTCATCCTTCTCGTGTTTGGAGATTATTTGGGGTTTTGGATTGGTTtggctgtttttatttagttttttgttttatgtgttttattttctcttttgccTTTATGATACTGCAGCAATGTCTgaaattaatcaaataaataaaaatacagaaataaaacttagCTGCTGAGTATCATAGACTGAATGTTCTCTAttgattgtttgttttagttttttttagaaagagtATTTGTCTCCCAATCAGTTAAACATGAATATAATGACGAGgataataagattttttttgaaaatttagaGATGTTTTTTATGACTGTAATTGATGGGGCGTTACACTGAAAAGTTTGGTTTCATGAGCATTGTATATTTAATATGCAGGTAGCTTTTATGATGCAAAAACAGACATTCGTCAGTGCTGATCCACCCAAGATTTAGGCATCTCTCTTGTATTTTCTAGTATATTGCTGTGCACGTCAACGCTGACCAAACAATGACGTTTGGAGGAAAGGGAGACCCCTGTGCATGCTGCACCCTCCAAAGCATTGGCAAGATCAGTGGTGCTCAGAACAGGCAGTACACCCAACTCCTGTTTGGACTGCTCAAAAAACACCTGGGCATCTCTCCTGACAGGTATCAAATACGCAATTAAACCAGCACATTTACTGCCTGCAACTACTCCACCAAGAaatgcggcagagttatgtgacaatcggcatacgtttgtcttTCCGTCTGTGcgcaaaattactcaaaaatggaataatggAAATTTTCGGaggaagtcagaaatgacacagggatCACCTGGTTAGATTCtgtcagtgatgtggcttatggTATGGATCAACAGATTTGTTAAAACATTTctatatcattgtgagatagttgTACAACGTCACTGTAAcaatgacaagtgaacgctccatcagctgcctgctgatgatcacatgattgtgaatCTAcgacaaatccaccgctgcagatgaatccgtcggaaatcatacagagcctgagcagccttggcggagtactgtgctgtctgagtgcttttcttgtttgttatgtGAAGGtaaaatagtgactgaaacatGCAGACATCTCTCTGTTAATATCACCCCTCATTAACCTATTTCTCTTGGTGTCTATTTCAGGATTTATATCATCTTTGTAGACTTGAATGCAGCCAATGTGGGTTGGAACAACACTACGTTTGGCTGAGATGGAGGTCAACACACTGAAATGGAAGATCATTCCAGTATGTTCCAAATGTCTGAGCATAGTAACAACTGATGAATTGAAGAATTCCCCAGTCAAAATACTGTATGAGTAGCTTCAGAAGCACTTACCTGGACCTTATGGCTTTGCACTGATCCTTTCCCacttaaatgcaataaagcaaATCCCTTAGACAATggatgaatttgtgtttttcttggttTCTGTGTTTAAACTCTGGAAAATTCTAAAATTAACATCTTGTATAAGCTGGTGATTAATTAATAACattaaaaggcattttttttctgcagagatTCTTGCCTTTTGCTGCAGAAAAAGCACAGGTGTTACTGATAACATCTGGCTATGCTTCTGTGCAGTGAAGCAAGTGGATGAGTGAGACAGCACACACAACACCAACACCCTGAAATGGAAGTAACTAAATTTAATTCAGTAATTTCTTTTCTATGGAAAAGAAGCAAATTGCTTCATTGAGCACATCTACCAAACCATCGCCCCATaagaagaggagaagagaaagaatAAGGAAATAATAAAACCAGAAACTAAGGTTGCTGTTAGCTGTGTTTGTGCCTGTCATCCAAGGTGGGTGGAGACGCTGTGGTGAGTTGGTCACATGGTCTCAGATCTGCAGGAGAGGAAGATAAGTATAaaagtatttcattttttccgcCTGGGAGCAGATCAGCAGCAGTTGCAGCTTGTGAAGAAGACGGGAAAGAGAGCACTCAGAGTCAGGAATCATGCCGATATTCAGGGTGCACACCAACGTGGCCAAAAGCAAAGttccagcagcttttctgtcTGAGACTGCCGAAGAACTGGCCAAAGCTATGGTCAAACCCGCACAGGTAGGACGCACTTAGTCCGGCACAATTTATGCTCACATACATATTTCCTCCTCGATACGAATGTGCTTTCTAGTTGTTCTCTATTGATTGGCCAAGGCTTGACTGTTGTTTGCACAAACTAGGCGTTGGCAAATGGTAAATCTGTGGCCACAGTTCACAAGTTAAAATCAACTCTTGCTCAAAACAAAATCTTTCCAGAAAGTTCAAATTAAGGTCAAACTCTAGTgatatttaagttattttgcCATCATCATCGAAAGTTCATATCAGTGATTTGCATCCTACTTCATTACACTGACAAGCTGTTTAATTACGTTCAACATAAAAACtacatcatattttaaaaatagtttgctGCTGTCAGAAAGAAACAAGCAATTTCTGTGTTTAAGTGGTCGCATTTTAAGCTGTCATGAAATTCAAggctcttttattttttttaagaaaaggtATTTGTCTCCCAACCAGTAAAACGAATAatgaatatgacaaaaaataataaaaatgtgatttttttaaataaattaaatagaaaTTTCGTGACTGTCTCTGAGTTGGCATTACACTACAAAGTTTCATTTCATGAGCATTGTATATTTTATGTGTGGGAAGCTTTATTAATACAGAAACAGACATGAGACACTGTTGATCCACCAAACATTGAGGCATCTCTCTTGTATTTTCCAGTATATTGCTATACAGGTCAACGGTGACCAACCAATGACATTTGGAGGAAAGGGAGACCCCTGTGCATGCTGCACCCTCCAAAGCATTGGCCAGATCAGTGGTGCTCAGAACAAGCAGTACACCCAACTCCTGTGTGGACTGCTCCAAAAACACCTGGGCATCTCTCCTGACAGGTATCAAATACACACTTCAACCAGCACGTTTACTGCCTGCAATTCGTTATGTAAAGATAATAGAGTGACAGAAACATGCAGAGATCTCTGTGTTAATATCACTCCTCATTAACCTATTTCTCCTGGTGTCTTTGTCAGGATTTATATTGCCTTTGCTGAATTGGCTGCATCCAATGTTGGTTGGAATAACACGACCTTCGATGCGATTGACCTCAGCACACTGAAATAGAAGATTATTCCGGAGGGTTCCAAATGTCTGAGCAGAGTAACAACTGATGAATTGAAGTGGCTCAGACATCAAATCAAAATTCCTCAATCAAAATATTGTAAGAGTAGCTTCAGAAGCACTTACCTGGACCCTATAGCACTTGCTATTGGACTCATCCTTTCCCacttaaatgcaataaagcaaATCCTGCAGACAATggatgaatttgtgtttttcttggttttgtaGGCAAAGAATCAGAACATTTCACAGGCTCTGTGTTTAACTTTGTTTAAACTCCAGAAAACTAGAGaattgacatgtttttttttaatgtagagtGTAACTAATAACATTAAAAGGCATTTTTTACTGCAGAGATTCTTATCTGTTGCAGCAGAAAAAGCACAGGTGTTACTCATAACACCACTTGCTTCTGTGCAGTGAAGCAAGTAGATGAGTGAGGCAGCACACACAATGCCAGCACCCTGAAACGGAAGCAATTGAATGTaattcagtcatttatttacttatttacatAAACAGCAAATGTCATAATACAAATTAATTAATGCTGTGACCACCTTGTCCTTGATCATACCTGGCAATACCTTGCAATGTCCTAGTAAACGTTCCTTAACGgtaattacacacgtggacaaaattgttggtacccctcagttaaagaaggaaaaacccacaattctcactgaaatcacttgaaactcacaaaagtaacaataaataaaaatttattgaaaattaaataatcaaaaacagccatcacttttgaattgttgattaacataattatttaaaaaaacaaactaatgaaatacggctggacaaaaa containing:
- the mif gene encoding macrophage migration inhibitory factor yields the protein MPMFEVNTNVAKSDVPDAFLSEATEELSKAMGKPAQYIAVHVNADQTMTFGGKGDPCACCTLQSIGKISGAQNRQYTQLLFGLLKKHLGISPDRIYIIFVDLNAANVGWNNTTFG
- the LOC110972446 gene encoding macrophage migration inhibitory factor-like gives rise to the protein MPIFRVHTNVAKSKVPAAFLSETAEELAKAMVKPAQYIAIQVNGDQPMTFGGKGDPCACCTLQSIGQISGAQNKQYTQLLCGLLQKHLGISPDRIYIAFAELAASNVGWNNTTFDAIDLSTLK